From Streptomyces sp. Edi4, one genomic window encodes:
- a CDS encoding lysophospholipid acyltransferase family protein: protein MLYYVLKYAVLGPLLRLLFRPRLVGLEHVPEEGAAIVAGNHLSFSDHFLMPVMLKRRITFLAKQEYFTGPGVKGRLTAAFFRAVGQIPVDRSGKEAGQAAIREGLGVLARDELLGIYPEGTRSPDGRLYKGKVGVAVMAIRGGAPVIPCAMVGTFEIQPPGQALPKIKRVSIRFGAPLDFSRYAGMEGEKAVLRAVTDEIMYKVMELSGQEYVDRYAADVKAEQSRRFRGIIG, encoded by the coding sequence GTGCTCTACTACGTCCTCAAGTACGCCGTCCTCGGCCCCCTGTTGAGGCTGCTGTTCCGGCCGCGGCTGGTGGGGCTGGAGCATGTCCCCGAGGAGGGCGCGGCCATCGTCGCGGGCAACCACCTCTCGTTCTCCGACCACTTCCTGATGCCCGTGATGCTCAAGCGGCGCATCACCTTCCTCGCCAAGCAGGAGTACTTCACCGGGCCCGGCGTCAAGGGCCGGCTGACCGCCGCGTTCTTCCGCGCGGTCGGGCAGATCCCGGTGGACCGCTCGGGCAAGGAGGCCGGGCAGGCGGCGATCCGCGAAGGGCTCGGGGTGCTCGCGCGGGACGAACTGCTCGGCATCTACCCCGAGGGCACCCGCTCGCCCGACGGCAGGCTCTACAAGGGCAAGGTGGGGGTGGCGGTGATGGCGATCAGGGGCGGCGCCCCGGTGATCCCGTGCGCCATGGTGGGCACCTTTGAGATCCAGCCGCCGGGACAGGCCCTGCCGAAGATCAAACGGGTCTCGATCCGCTTCGGCGCACCGCTCGACTTCTCCCGGTACGCGGGGATGGAGGGCGAGAAGGCGGTCCTGCGCGCCGTCACGGACGAGATCATGTACAAGGTCATGGAGCTCTCGGGCCAGGAGTACGTGGACCGGTACGCGGCCGATGTGAAAGCGGAGCAATCCCGCAGGTTCCGGGGCATCATCGGCTGA
- a CDS encoding NAD-dependent epimerase/dehydratase family protein: protein MDNKTAFVLGATGQIGRAAVRALAEDGWSVRAASRGGGQDSAWPASVEAVRLDREDDAQLAAALGDGADVLVDMVAYDKRHARQLTGLGDRIGSVVAISTGAVYEDDQGRGFDTTSGPAGPPCYPVPIPESLGTVAPGDATNSTRKIDLERELLESALPSTLLRAGAVHGPHCRSPRELHFVKRALDRRPVRILAFGGRSRFHPAHVDNIAELIRLAALRPGSRILNAADPEAPTVAEISAAVDDVLGAHGEIVPVEGLPDGGVGLTPWSGPHPIVYDMSAAERELGYRPVTGYVESLPRTVEWIAGQLEGRDWREAFPAMTKYGDLFDYAAEDAWLAGRH, encoded by the coding sequence ATGGACAACAAGACAGCATTCGTATTGGGAGCCACAGGACAGATCGGGCGGGCCGCGGTGCGCGCGCTCGCCGAGGACGGCTGGTCGGTGCGGGCCGCCTCCCGAGGCGGTGGGCAGGATTCCGCCTGGCCCGCGTCGGTCGAGGCGGTGCGGCTCGACCGCGAGGACGACGCCCAGCTCGCCGCCGCGCTCGGTGACGGCGCGGACGTGCTGGTCGACATGGTGGCGTACGACAAGCGGCACGCGCGGCAGCTGACCGGGCTCGGCGACCGGATCGGATCGGTGGTGGCGATCTCCACCGGCGCGGTGTACGAGGACGATCAGGGGCGCGGCTTCGACACGACGTCGGGCCCGGCCGGCCCGCCGTGCTACCCGGTGCCGATCCCGGAATCGCTCGGCACGGTGGCGCCCGGCGACGCCACGAACAGCACCCGGAAGATAGATCTCGAGCGGGAGCTGCTGGAGTCGGCGCTGCCCTCGACGCTGCTGCGGGCCGGCGCGGTCCACGGCCCCCACTGCCGGAGCCCGCGTGAACTCCACTTCGTGAAGCGGGCGTTGGACCGGCGGCCGGTGCGGATCCTGGCGTTCGGCGGCCGCAGCCGCTTCCATCCCGCGCACGTGGACAACATCGCCGAGCTGATCCGGCTGGCAGCCCTCCGGCCGGGCTCGCGAATACTGAACGCCGCGGATCCAGAGGCACCCACGGTCGCGGAGATCAGCGCGGCCGTCGACGACGTGCTCGGCGCGCACGGCGAGATCGTGCCGGTGGAGGGCCTGCCGGACGGCGGCGTGGGCCTGACTCCGTGGAGCGGCCCGCACCCCATCGTGTACGACATGTCGGCGGCCGAGCGGGAGCTGGGCTACCGGCCCGTGACCGGGTACGTGGAGTCGCTGCCCCGCACGGTCGAGTGGATCGCGGGGCAGCTGGAGGGCCGGGACTGGCGGGAGGCCTTCCCGGCGATGACCAAGTACGGCGACCTGTTCGACTACGCGGCCGAGGACGCCTGGCTGGCCGGACGGCACTGA
- a CDS encoding alpha/beta hydrolase, with translation MRRTAVLGSAGTLIAGTLLVGAIAAPVAQADNRNHGWSEARGVQVAADRAAKQGIDWTDCPADWAFAKPVQCGYVSVPLDYARPYGKQIKLAVDRAVSTGTKAERQGALVYNPGGPGGSGMAFPTRVTKKNPLWTNTSKAYDFVGFDPRGVGHSTPISCVDPQEYAKGPKADPVPDTEADKRAQRKLAAEYADGCAERSGWMLPYMTTPNTARDLDVIRAALGEKKLNYLGVSYGTYLGAVYGTLFPSHVRRMIVDSVVNPDQDNIWYQANLEQDVAFQARWNEWEDWVAKYDATFHLGTTRAQVEAHWLKLRADAKKSPLDGKVGPAELLGYFQKAPYYDSYWVPVAKALSAYASGDSKPVVAAAASDMSDIKGNIASENSNAVYTAIECADAKWPTSWRKWDRDNTRLNKDYPFLTWSNAWMNLPCATWSTKQQTPVKVKTGKGLPQVLIVQSTNDAATPFHGAVELHKAFKNSRLIIEKGAGSHGVTGLVNPCVNSRVDDYLLTGKTDSADFTCTPHATPVP, from the coding sequence TTGAGACGCACCGCAGTGCTCGGCTCGGCCGGCACACTGATCGCGGGCACGTTGTTGGTGGGCGCGATAGCGGCCCCGGTCGCCCAAGCCGACAACCGGAACCACGGTTGGTCCGAGGCGCGTGGCGTGCAGGTCGCGGCCGACCGCGCGGCCAAGCAGGGCATCGACTGGACCGACTGCCCGGCCGACTGGGCGTTCGCCAAGCCCGTCCAGTGCGGCTATGTGAGCGTTCCGCTCGACTACGCGCGGCCCTACGGCAAGCAGATCAAGCTGGCCGTCGACCGCGCCGTGAGCACCGGCACCAAGGCCGAGCGCCAGGGTGCTCTCGTCTACAACCCGGGTGGCCCCGGCGGTTCGGGCATGGCGTTCCCGACCCGGGTGACCAAGAAGAACCCGCTGTGGACCAACACCTCCAAGGCGTACGACTTCGTGGGCTTCGACCCGCGCGGTGTGGGTCACTCCACGCCGATCTCGTGCGTCGACCCCCAGGAGTACGCCAAGGGCCCCAAGGCCGACCCGGTCCCCGACACCGAGGCCGACAAGCGCGCCCAGCGCAAGCTCGCCGCCGAGTACGCGGACGGCTGTGCCGAGCGCAGCGGCTGGATGCTGCCGTACATGACCACCCCCAACACCGCCCGCGACCTGGATGTCATCCGCGCCGCACTCGGTGAGAAGAAGCTCAACTACCTGGGCGTCTCCTACGGCACCTACCTGGGCGCGGTCTACGGCACGCTCTTCCCCTCGCACGTGCGCCGCATGATCGTGGACAGCGTGGTCAACCCGGACCAGGACAACATCTGGTACCAGGCCAACCTGGAGCAGGACGTCGCCTTCCAGGCCCGCTGGAACGAGTGGGAGGACTGGGTCGCCAAGTACGACGCCACCTTCCACCTGGGCACCACCCGGGCCCAGGTCGAGGCGCACTGGCTGAAGCTGCGCGCCGACGCCAAGAAGAGCCCGCTCGACGGCAAGGTCGGCCCGGCCGAACTCCTCGGGTACTTCCAGAAGGCCCCGTACTACGACTCGTACTGGGTGCCGGTCGCCAAGGCGCTCAGCGCCTACGCGTCGGGTGACTCCAAGCCGGTCGTCGCGGCCGCCGCCTCCGACATGTCGGACATCAAGGGCAACATCGCCTCGGAGAACAGCAACGCGGTCTACACCGCCATCGAGTGCGCCGACGCCAAGTGGCCCACCAGCTGGCGCAAGTGGGACCGGGACAACACCCGCCTCAACAAGGACTACCCGTTCTTGACCTGGTCGAATGCCTGGATGAACCTGCCGTGCGCCACTTGGTCCACCAAGCAGCAGACCCCTGTCAAGGTCAAGACCGGCAAGGGTCTCCCGCAGGTCCTGATCGTGCAGTCCACCAATGACGCCGCCACCCCGTTCCACGGCGCCGTCGAGCTGCACAAGGCGTTCAAGAACTCGCGCCTCATCATCGAGAAGGGCGCCGGTTCGCACGGTGTGACCGGTCTCGTCAACCCGTGCGTCAACTCGCGCGTGGACGACTACCTGCTCACCGGTAAGACCGACAGCGCGGACTTCACGTGCACCCCGCACGCGACTCCCGTGCCGTAG
- a CDS encoding urease accessory protein UreD, with translation MEGVTLGAAGVRATARIVATPEGLPVLEGQGPLALRRTRARGAHHRVTVVGAMSAPLGGDRITIEAQVRAGARLDVDSAAATIALPGRGGERAHYDVRLTVAEGGELRWLPEPLICARGSDLRMRTRIELAPGARLVFREEQVLGRHGEAPGTLATRLTVHRACRPLLDQELAFGPGAPGGWDGGAVLGGHRAAGQLLVVGQELTDRPVEARLLGAHAVLTPLMGPAFLVTALAPDARLLRRTLDDALRAYGPAS, from the coding sequence ATGGAAGGCGTGACGCTCGGCGCGGCCGGGGTGCGCGCCACCGCCCGTATCGTCGCCACCCCCGAGGGCCTGCCCGTCCTCGAGGGGCAGGGCCCGCTCGCCCTGCGCCGCACCCGGGCCCGGGGCGCCCACCACCGGGTGACCGTCGTCGGGGCCATGAGCGCCCCGCTCGGCGGCGACCGGATCACCATCGAGGCACAGGTGCGCGCCGGGGCGCGGCTCGACGTGGACTCCGCCGCCGCCACCATCGCCCTGCCCGGCCGTGGCGGTGAGCGCGCCCACTACGACGTGAGGCTCACCGTGGCCGAGGGCGGCGAGCTGCGCTGGCTGCCGGAACCGCTCATCTGCGCCCGGGGCAGCGACCTGCGCATGCGCACCCGGATCGAACTCGCGCCCGGCGCCCGCCTGGTCTTCCGTGAGGAGCAGGTGCTCGGGCGGCACGGCGAAGCCCCCGGCACGCTCGCCACCCGTCTCACCGTGCACCGCGCGTGCCGGCCGCTGCTCGACCAGGAGCTGGCGTTCGGGCCGGGGGCGCCCGGCGGCTGGGACGGCGGCGCGGTGCTGGGCGGGCACCGCGCGGCGGGCCAACTGCTCGTGGTGGGCCAGGAGTTGACCGACCGGCCCGTCGAGGCCCGGCTGCTCGGCGCGCACGCGGTGCTCACCCCGCTCATGGGGCCCGCCTTCCTCGTCACGGCCCTGGCCCCGGACGCCCGACTGCTGCGCCGGACGCTCGACGACGCCCTGCGCGCCTACGGTCCCGCGTCGTGA
- the ureG gene encoding urease accessory protein UreG, translated as MHLGHSHEGSAAVSADARRPDGSRRALRIGLGGPVGSGKTATVAALCRALRDRLSIAVVTNDIYTREDAAFLLRNAVLPPERIQAVETGACPHTAIRDDISANLEAVEDLEDAVGPLDLILVESGGDNLTATFSKGLVDAQIFVIDVAGGDDIPRKGGPGVSTADLLVVNKTDLAPYVGSDLGRMARDAKEQRAELPVVFQSLRSEAGVGEVAAWVGEQLAAWKA; from the coding sequence ATGCATCTCGGTCACTCCCACGAAGGATCCGCCGCCGTCAGCGCCGACGCCCGCAGGCCCGACGGCTCGCGCCGCGCGTTGCGCATCGGGCTCGGCGGGCCCGTCGGGTCCGGTAAGACCGCCACGGTCGCCGCGCTCTGCCGTGCCCTGCGCGACCGGCTGTCCATCGCCGTCGTCACCAACGACATCTACACCCGCGAGGACGCCGCCTTCCTGCTGCGCAACGCCGTACTGCCGCCCGAGCGGATCCAGGCCGTCGAGACCGGGGCCTGCCCGCACACCGCGATCCGCGACGACATCTCCGCCAACCTCGAAGCCGTCGAGGACTTGGAGGACGCCGTCGGACCGCTCGATCTGATCCTCGTCGAGTCCGGTGGCGACAACCTCACCGCCACCTTCTCCAAGGGACTTGTCGACGCCCAGATCTTCGTCATCGACGTGGCCGGCGGCGACGACATCCCGCGCAAGGGCGGTCCGGGCGTGTCCACCGCCGACCTGCTCGTGGTCAACAAGACCGACCTCGCCCCCTACGTCGGCTCCGACCTCGGCCGCATGGCCCGCGACGCGAAGGAGCAGCGGGCCGAACTCCCGGTCGTCTTCCAGTCGTTGCGGTCCGAGGCCGGCGTCGGCGAGGTCGCGGCGTGGGTGGGGGAGCAGCTGGCGGCATGGAAGGCGTGA
- a CDS encoding urease accessory UreF family protein produces MSRAALLVLADGRFPAGGHAHSGGAEAAVKAGRVRDAADLAEFCRGRLHTTGLTAAALAAAAAAGLDPLALDEAADARTPSPALRATARKLGRQLTRAARATWPSAELDALAAARARGAHQPVVLGLAARAAGLGPEDAGHCAAYEAVSGPATAVVRLLSLDPFDATAVLARLAPELDTVARRAAVAAAEAVVDGLDALPALSAPLLDIMAEAHAGWPVRLFAS; encoded by the coding sequence ATGAGTCGCGCTGCTCTGCTCGTCCTCGCCGACGGCCGTTTCCCCGCCGGTGGCCACGCCCACTCCGGTGGCGCCGAAGCGGCCGTCAAGGCGGGACGCGTCCGGGACGCGGCCGACCTGGCGGAGTTCTGCCGGGGCCGGCTGCACACCACGGGACTGACCGCCGCCGCACTCGCCGCCGCCGCGGCGGCGGGCCTGGACCCGCTCGCCCTCGACGAGGCCGCCGACGCCCGCACCCCGTCCCCCGCGCTGCGGGCCACCGCCCGCAAGCTCGGGCGCCAGCTGACCCGGGCGGCCCGCGCGACCTGGCCGTCGGCCGAACTCGACGCGCTGGCCGCCGCGCGGGCGCGCGGCGCGCATCAGCCGGTCGTCCTCGGTCTCGCCGCCCGCGCCGCAGGGCTCGGGCCCGAGGACGCGGGGCACTGCGCGGCGTACGAGGCGGTCAGCGGGCCCGCCACGGCGGTCGTACGGCTGCTGAGCCTCGACCCGTTCGACGCGACGGCCGTGCTCGCCCGGCTCGCGCCGGAGCTGGACACGGTGGCCCGGCGGGCCGCGGTCGCGGCGGCCGAGGCGGTGGTGGACGGCCTGGACGCACTGCCCGCGCTGTCCGCTCCGCTCCTGGACATCATGGCCGAGGCGCATGCGGGGTGGCCGGTGCGGCTGTTCGCGTCGTAG
- a CDS encoding urease subunit alpha, whose protein sequence is MTDLDRAVYADLFGPTLGDRIRLADTDLLVEIEEDRCGGPGRAGDEAVFGGGKVIRESMGQARTTRAEGAPDTVVTGALIIDHWGIVKADVGIRDGRITGIGKAGNPDTMDGVHPDLVIGPETEIIAGNGKILTAGAVDTHVHFISPTLIDQALSSGITTLVGGGTGPAEGTKATTITPGPWHLARMFAALENSPVNIGLLGKGNTMSRDAMRSQLRGGALGFKIHEDWGATPAVIDACLSVCEETGAQLAIHTDTLNEAGFVGDTLAAIAGRSIHAYHTEGAGGGHAPDIITVVSQPHVLPSSTNPTRPHTVNTIEEHLDMLMVCHHLNPAVPEDLAFAESRIRPSTIAAEDFLHDLGAISILSSDSQAMGRIGEVVLRTWQTAHVMKVRRGALPGDGRADNHRVRRYVAKYTINPAVAQGLDHEIGSVETGKLADLVLWEPAFFGVKPQLVIKGGQIAYAQMGDANGSIPTPQPILPRPMFGAYGKAPAANSFNFVSSAALDDGLPERLGLAKEFVAIKNTRRVGKADMRENDALPDVRVDPDTFTVTIDGDVVEPAPAAELPMAQRYFLF, encoded by the coding sequence ATGACTGACCTCGACCGTGCTGTCTACGCCGACCTGTTCGGCCCCACCCTCGGCGACCGCATCCGGCTCGCCGACACCGACCTGCTCGTCGAGATCGAGGAGGACCGCTGCGGCGGCCCGGGCCGCGCGGGGGACGAGGCGGTGTTCGGCGGCGGCAAGGTGATCCGCGAGTCCATGGGCCAGGCGCGGACCACCCGCGCCGAAGGCGCCCCCGACACCGTTGTCACCGGCGCCTTGATCATCGATCACTGGGGCATCGTCAAGGCCGACGTAGGCATCCGCGACGGCCGCATCACCGGAATCGGCAAGGCCGGGAACCCCGACACCATGGACGGCGTCCACCCCGACCTCGTCATCGGACCCGAGACCGAGATCATCGCGGGCAACGGCAAAATCCTCACGGCGGGAGCCGTCGACACCCACGTCCACTTCATCTCACCCACCCTCATCGACCAGGCGCTCTCCTCGGGCATCACCACCCTGGTCGGCGGCGGCACAGGACCCGCCGAGGGCACCAAGGCCACCACCATCACGCCGGGCCCCTGGCACCTGGCCCGCATGTTCGCCGCCCTGGAGAACTCACCCGTCAACATCGGTCTGCTCGGCAAGGGCAACACGATGTCCCGGGACGCCATGCGCTCCCAACTGCGCGGCGGAGCGCTCGGGTTCAAGATCCACGAGGACTGGGGCGCCACGCCCGCCGTCATCGACGCGTGCCTGAGTGTCTGCGAGGAGACCGGCGCCCAACTCGCCATCCACACCGACACGTTGAACGAGGCCGGCTTCGTCGGCGACACGCTCGCCGCCATCGCGGGCCGCTCGATCCACGCCTACCACACCGAGGGCGCGGGCGGCGGGCACGCGCCGGACATCATCACCGTCGTCTCGCAGCCCCATGTGCTGCCCAGCTCCACCAACCCGACCCGGCCGCACACCGTCAACACCATCGAGGAACACCTCGACATGCTGATGGTCTGTCACCACCTCAACCCGGCGGTCCCGGAGGACCTGGCCTTCGCCGAGTCCCGCATCCGCCCCTCCACGATCGCGGCCGAGGACTTCCTCCACGACCTTGGTGCCATCTCGATCCTCTCCTCCGACTCGCAGGCCATGGGCCGCATCGGCGAGGTCGTGCTGCGGACCTGGCAGACCGCGCACGTCATGAAGGTGCGGCGCGGTGCGCTGCCGGGCGACGGACGCGCGGACAACCACCGCGTCCGCCGTTACGTCGCCAAATACACCATCAACCCGGCGGTCGCCCAGGGCCTCGACCACGAGATCGGCTCCGTGGAGACCGGCAAGCTCGCGGACCTGGTCCTGTGGGAGCCGGCGTTCTTCGGCGTCAAACCCCAGCTCGTCATCAAGGGCGGTCAGATCGCGTACGCGCAGATGGGCGACGCCAACGGGTCGATCCCGACCCCGCAGCCGATCCTGCCCCGGCCCATGTTCGGGGCGTACGGGAAGGCGCCCGCCGCCAACTCTTTCAACTTCGTCTCCTCCGCCGCCCTCGACGACGGGCTGCCCGAACGCCTGGGTCTGGCCAAGGAGTTCGTGGCCATCAAGAACACCCGGCGGGTCGGCAAGGCGGACATGCGGGAGAACGACGCGCTGCCGGACGTCCGCGTCGACCCGGACACCTTCACCGTGACCATCGACGGAGACGTGGTGGAGCCCGCGCCCGCCGCCGAACTGCCCATGGCCCAGCGGTACTTCCTCTTCTGA
- a CDS encoding urease subunit beta gives MIPGEILFADTPVALNEGRESVRLTVVNAADRPVQVGSHYHFAEANPGLDFDRTVARGKRLNIAAGTAVRFEPGIPVDVELIPLSGRRVVPGLRAETGGALDD, from the coding sequence GTGATTCCCGGAGAAATCCTCTTCGCCGACACACCCGTCGCCCTCAACGAGGGCCGGGAAAGTGTGCGGCTGACCGTGGTGAACGCCGCCGACCGGCCCGTCCAGGTCGGCTCCCACTACCACTTCGCCGAGGCCAACCCCGGTCTCGACTTCGACCGTACGGTTGCCCGGGGCAAGCGACTGAACATCGCCGCCGGCACCGCCGTGCGCTTCGAGCCCGGCATCCCCGTCGACGTGGAACTGATCCCGCTGTCCGGACGGCGCGTCGTGCCGGGTCTGCGCGCCGAGACCGGAGGTGCCCTCGATGACTGA
- a CDS encoding urease subunit gamma, with the protein MQLTPHEQERLLIHVAADVAEKRRARGVKLNHPESVALITSHILEGARDGRTVAELMASGRKVLGRDDVMPGIAEMIHDVQVEATFPDGTKLVTVHDPIV; encoded by the coding sequence GTGCAACTGACGCCGCACGAGCAGGAACGGCTGCTCATCCATGTGGCCGCCGACGTGGCCGAGAAGCGCAGAGCCCGCGGGGTGAAACTGAACCACCCCGAATCCGTCGCCCTCATCACCTCGCACATCCTCGAAGGCGCCCGCGACGGCCGCACGGTCGCCGAACTGATGGCCTCGGGGCGCAAGGTGCTCGGCCGCGACGACGTCATGCCGGGCATCGCGGAGATGATCCACGATGTGCAGGTCGAGGCCACCTTCCCCGACGGCACCAAGCTGGTCACCGTCCACGACCCGATCGTCTGA
- a CDS encoding type II toxin-antitoxin system Phd/YefM family antitoxin: MAYEIPVTQARAELAELINRVVYGGERVVVTRHGKPLVALVSAADLEKLEAEPEPEEQRATSALSSVHPLMPAAPAESRRFGIAAEHQDPRRG, from the coding sequence ATGGCCTACGAGATTCCGGTGACGCAAGCCCGCGCAGAGCTCGCGGAGCTGATCAACCGCGTGGTGTACGGCGGGGAGCGGGTCGTGGTGACGCGCCACGGCAAGCCGCTCGTCGCGCTGGTCTCCGCCGCCGACCTGGAGAAACTGGAGGCCGAGCCGGAGCCGGAGGAGCAGCGGGCGACCAGTGCGCTCTCGTCGGTGCACCCCCTGATGCCCGCCGCTCCCGCGGAGTCCCGCCGCTTCGGGATCGCCGCCGAGCACCAGGATCCGCGGCGGGGTTGA
- a CDS encoding lysophospholipid acyltransferase family protein yields the protein MFYYALRLVLSPLLRWLLRPSVEGSGRVPRTGAVIIAGNHQSFTDQFLLGVVLRRRLTFLAKQEYFTAPGLTGRATAAFFRALGQIPVDRSGKEAARAALDTALQVLDGGSALGVFPEGTRSHDGRLYKGKVGVAAMALRSGAPVVPVAIIGTFEAQPKGRRLPRRVPVMLRFGEPLDFSRYAGLEEERLVLRAVTDQIMYAVRTLSEQEYVDVYAAEARGAREADAAAA from the coding sequence GTGTTCTATTACGCGTTGCGTCTCGTGCTGTCGCCGCTGCTGCGGTGGCTGCTCCGCCCGAGCGTGGAGGGGAGCGGGCGGGTGCCAAGGACGGGTGCGGTGATCATCGCGGGAAACCATCAGTCGTTCACCGATCAGTTCCTGCTCGGGGTGGTGCTCAGGCGCCGCCTGACCTTCCTGGCGAAACAGGAGTACTTCACCGCGCCGGGCCTCACCGGCCGCGCCACCGCGGCCTTCTTCCGCGCGCTCGGCCAGATCCCGGTCGACCGCTCGGGCAAGGAAGCGGCCCGCGCCGCGCTCGACACCGCGCTCCAAGTCCTGGACGGGGGCTCGGCGTTGGGGGTGTTTCCCGAGGGCACACGTTCGCACGACGGACGGCTGTACAAGGGCAAGGTCGGGGTGGCCGCGATGGCGCTGCGCTCGGGCGCCCCGGTGGTGCCGGTCGCGATCATCGGAACGTTCGAGGCCCAGCCCAAGGGGCGCAGGCTGCCCCGGCGCGTACCGGTGATGCTCCGCTTCGGTGAGCCCCTGGACTTCTCCCGCTACGCGGGTCTTGAGGAGGAGCGTCTGGTGCTGCGGGCCGTGACGGACCAGATCATGTACGCGGTGCGCACGCTGTCCGAGCAGGAGTACGTGGACGTGTACGCGGCCGAGGCCAGGGGAGCGCGCGAAGCGGACGCCGCGGCCGCCTGA
- a CDS encoding ATP-dependent Clp protease proteolytic subunit: MNHRPAARYVLPEFQERTTNGVRTLDPYSKLFEERIIFLGTPVDDASANDVMAQLMHLEHADPDRDICLYINSPGGSLTAMTAIHDAMRFVTCDVQTFCLGQVSSVAAVLLAAGTPGKRMVQPASRVLLKEPAMEEPLRGQPSDLEIQAAEVLRGRALLTGLLAQYTGRAAEQVAADIERDLVLDAKAAVAYGIADHVLKSRKTSARGN; encoded by the coding sequence ATGAACCACCGCCCCGCCGCCCGCTACGTGCTGCCCGAGTTCCAGGAGCGCACCACCAACGGCGTCCGCACGCTCGATCCGTACTCCAAGCTCTTCGAGGAGCGGATCATCTTTCTGGGCACACCGGTCGACGACGCCTCCGCCAACGACGTGATGGCCCAGCTCATGCACCTGGAGCACGCCGATCCGGACCGGGACATCTGCCTCTACATCAACTCACCCGGCGGCTCGCTCACCGCGATGACCGCGATCCACGACGCGATGAGGTTCGTCACCTGCGATGTGCAGACGTTCTGCCTGGGGCAGGTGAGTTCGGTCGCGGCCGTGCTCCTGGCGGCCGGGACGCCGGGCAAGCGCATGGTGCAGCCGGCGTCACGGGTGCTCCTCAAGGAGCCGGCCATGGAGGAGCCGCTGCGCGGCCAGCCGTCCGATCTGGAGATCCAGGCGGCGGAAGTACTGCGCGGCCGCGCGCTGTTGACCGGGCTCCTGGCCCAGTACACCGGGCGCGCCGCCGAGCAGGTGGCCGCCGACATCGAACGGGACCTGGTCCTGGACGCCAAGGCGGCGGTGGCGTACGGGATCGCCGACCACGTCCTAAAGAGCCGCAAGACCTCCGCGCGCGGGAACTGA
- a CDS encoding C40 family peptidase, whose product MTARTYIPSLAVRLGTVCAFALAVTGATTLVPGATPEANAAAVAARALHVAASKKGSPYQYGASGPSRFDCSGLTLYSFKQAGRHLPRSAQQQYNTSRHVSASSRKAGDLVFFHSGGSVYHVGIYAGGGRIWHSPKSGTVVRLERIWSHSVWYGRVG is encoded by the coding sequence ATGACCGCGCGGACGTACATCCCGTCCCTGGCTGTCCGCCTGGGCACCGTCTGTGCCTTCGCTCTCGCGGTGACGGGCGCCACGACGCTGGTACCGGGCGCCACGCCGGAAGCGAACGCCGCCGCCGTGGCCGCCAGGGCGCTCCATGTGGCCGCGTCCAAGAAGGGCTCGCCCTATCAGTACGGCGCCTCGGGTCCCTCACGCTTCGACTGCTCGGGGCTCACGCTGTACTCGTTCAAGCAGGCGGGCCGCCACCTGCCCCGCTCGGCGCAGCAGCAGTACAACACCTCCCGGCACGTCTCTGCTTCCTCGCGCAAGGCCGGCGACCTGGTGTTCTTCCACTCCGGAGGCAGCGTGTACCACGTCGGCATCTACGCGGGGGGCGGCCGCATCTGGCACTCGCCCAAGTCCGGGACCGTGGTGCGCCTGGAGCGGATCTGGAGCCACAGCGTCTGGTACGGGCGCGTGGGCTGA
- a CDS encoding ATP-binding protein has product MADHLEATLTLPSDPASVSAARRYAATILADWGLPPDADAVDTVRLIVSELATNAVQHTFGQSPTFTVDLSLEREEVLRIGVTDSHPRWPKRLPAAVQQDNGRGMVIIRWLAAESGGRLSVEPTQDGGKTVSIALPWPTAVQGG; this is encoded by the coding sequence ATGGCAGACCATCTCGAAGCAACCCTCACTCTGCCGAGCGATCCCGCCTCGGTCTCCGCCGCACGGCGCTACGCCGCCACGATCCTGGCCGACTGGGGCCTGCCGCCGGACGCCGACGCGGTCGACACGGTGCGGCTCATCGTCTCCGAGCTCGCCACCAACGCCGTGCAGCACACCTTCGGCCAGTCGCCCACCTTCACGGTGGACCTGAGCCTTGAGCGCGAGGAAGTGCTCAGGATCGGCGTCACCGACAGTCATCCGCGCTGGCCGAAACGATTGCCCGCGGCCGTGCAGCAGGACAACGGGCGGGGCATGGTCATCATCCGTTGGCTGGCCGCCGAGTCCGGGGGCAGGCTGTCCGTCGAGCCGACGCAGGACGGCGGCAAAACGGTCTCGATCGCACTGCCGTGGCCGACGGCGGTCCAGGGCGGATAG